ACGCGGGCGAGGAGGGCCCGCCCGCGTACATCACCGAGGCGCTCGACGTCCTCGGCGTGGAGCGCATCGACCACGGGCTGCGCTGCATGGAGGACCCGGAGCTCGTGAAGCGACTGGTCGCGGACCGGGTGCCGCTCACCCTCTGCCCGCTGTCCAACGTACGGCTGCGGGCCATCGACACCCTGGAGGAGCACCCGCTGCGGGCCATGATGGACGCCGGGCTGCTCTGCACGGTGAACTCCGACGACCCCGCCTACTTCGGCGGATACGTCGGAGACACTTTCCACGCCGTCCACGAGGCGCTCGGACTGGAGCGCGAGCAGCTGCGCACCCTGGCCCGCAACTCCTTCGAGGCGGCCTTCCTCGACCACGACGAGGAGCGCAGGGCGCGCTACCTGTCCGAGGTCGAGGCGTACGCGTTCGACTGACCGCCGCCCGACGGGCCGGCCGTCCGGAACGCACTCCTGACCAGGCGCCTGCGGCGCAGCGCGGGCAGGCTTATCTCCGTGACGGCCTGCTCGGGCGCGCCCAGCTTCGGCACCGCCCCGGGCACCGCACCGGTGGTGACCGCGAGCAGGGCCGCCGGAGCGCCACCCCTGCGGCGCACCGATCCCGGCACCAGCGGACGGCCACCGGTGTGCAGGGCCACCGCCGTCACCGGGACCGCGACCAGCAGGGTCACGGCGCCCAGGATCAGCCCCATCACCGGGAAGCCGGCCCCCTCGGACAGCACACTGCCGAGCACCGGACCGCAGGCCACGCCGACCGACGAGGCCGAGCCCGCCAGGACCGCCCAGCGCCCGCGCACGTCCAGGGACGCGGCCAGGCCGATCAGATACGACAGGACCACCGGGTACACGGTGTTCCACAGGATCTCGCCGCTCGCGAACGAGCCGAGGCTCCCGGCCGACGAGCTGAGCACGATGCTCCCCGCGATGACCACGGTGCCCAGGCCGATCGGCACCGCCCGCCCGAGCCGGGCCCCCAGTACGCCGGCGCCCATCACGCCGAGCAGACCGGCGCCGAGCGCGGCGGCGAACACCGCGCCGATGGTGACCTCGGAGAGCCCGACCTGGTCCACGCCGATGCGGCTGCTGACCCCCCACAGCGCGTTCTGCGCCATGGACCAGACGAGCATGCCGCCCGCCAGCACCAGGCCCGAGCGGCGGTGCGGCAGCCGTCCCGACGCGGGGACGGACGGTCCGGCCGGGACCGGGCTGCCGAGCCGGGAGGTGGCCGGCCAGACGAGCAGCGCGACCAGCGCGATCGAAGCGAACGGCAGCCGGTGGCCACCGCCCAGGTGCGGGATCGTCAGATACAGGGCGCCCGCCGTCGCCGAGACGCTCAGCAGCCCCAGGGACGACGTCCGGTGCGGATCGCGCTGGGCGGCGATGCCCGCCGCGGCCACCGCGGTCGCCGTCCCGGAACCGAAACCGCCCACCATGGCGCCCAGGACCACCAGCGGCACGGAACCCGCGAGCGCGGCGCAGCCGTACCCCAGCACGGCCAGCACCAGCCCGATCCGCGCCGGTCTCCGCGGCCCGTACGTCTCCACGCGGCCCGCCAGACAGAAGCCGGCCGAGGCCGAACTCAGCAGCAGGGCGCTGCCGACCAGACCGGCCTCGGCCGTGCTGAGACCCAGATAGACGGAGAGCCGTCCCACGATGGTGGGGAGCAGATAGGCGGCGAGGTAACCGGCGGTGAACACGGCAACCAGAGGCCACGCGGCGCGAGGGCGCGAGGACATGGGCGTTCCTGAAGACATGCCAGAGGAGGCGGAGAAAAAAGGCAGAGGGGGGTCATGCGGGAATGCGAGAAATGCGGGGAATCGGCACACTCGTCGGTCATGTCGCCAACGGTGGTCGCGGGCCAATTTGTATCAAGTGCTCAGGGTCGACCGAAAGTCGCCTCGCTGTGATCTGAGTCACTTATGTGTTTGCCGTGTTTCTATGCGGGTAACAGCGCATGTTTATGCAGGTCAGCCTCTGTGTACACAGACCCGGCGCGGACCCCGCACCTGCGGACGGGAATCGGGCACACTGACCGCAACCGCCACGACCGGGGAGTGCAAGGTGAGCGCTGACATTCCAGACATCGACCCGCTGGACGGGCTGCGCGCACCGCAGGACCCCGGCTGCGACGTCTTCCTCACCGGCACGGTCTTCCTCGACATCATCTTCACCGGCCTGGACAGCGCCCCGGTGCGCGGCACCGAGTCCTGGGCCCGCGGCATGGGATCCAGCCCCGGCGGCGTCGCCAACATGGCCACCGCGCTCGCCCGCCTCGGCCTTCGCACCTCACTCGCCGCCGCGTTCGGCGACGACCACTACGGCGAGTACTGCTGGGACGCCCTCGAACAGGGCGAGGGCATCGACCTGTCCCTGTCGCACACCGTCCGCGGCTGGCACTCCCCGGTGACCGTCTCGATGGCGTACGAGGGCGAGCGGACGATGGTCTCGCACGGCCACGAGGCCCCGCCCCCGCCCGCGTTCGACCCCACCGGAGCCCCCGCCTCCCCCCGGTGCCCGCCCCGTGCCAGGGCCGCCATCGCCTCGCTCGCCCCCGGCCGCAGCGAACCCTGGGTGGCCGAGGCGGCCGGCCAGGGGGCCGCGGTCTTCGCCGACGTCGGCTGGGACGAGACCGGCCGCTGGGACCTGGACGGCCTGACCGACCTGGAGCACTGCCAGGCCTTCCTCCCCAACGCCGAGGAGGCCATGCGCTACACCCGCACCGACTGCCCCCGCACTGCCGCACACGCCCTCGCCGAACGGGTCCCGCTCGCCGTCGTCACCCTCGGCGCCGAGGGCGCGTACGCGGTCGACGCCGCCACCGGGGCCACCGCCGAGGTCCCCGCGATCGCGGTCGAGGCCCTGGACCCGACCGGCGCGGGCGACGTCTTCGTGGCCGGCTTCGTCACCGGCACCCTCGCCAACTGGCCCCTCGCCGACCGCCTCGCCTTCGCCGGCCTCACCGCCGCCCTCTCGGTCCAGGAGTTCGGCGGCTCGCTCTCGGCCCCCGGCTGGGCGGAGATCGCCGCCTGGTGGCAGCGCATCCGCACCCTCACCGGTCAGGACCCGGCCGCGCTCCAGCGGTACGCCTTCCTCCAGGACCTGCTCCCCGCCGCCGCCCGCCCCTGGCCGCTGCGCCGGGCCGTCCCGACGATCGGCTTCCGTCCGTAACCCGGCAGCCGTGTTCCCGCCTGCGAAAACCTCTCGGTGATGTCAGTACGGAGTCGTAGGCTGGGTACTCCAGAGGTTTTCGAGCAGCGAGAACCCTGCAACGGGAGGTATGTGCAGGCCCGAGGGCCGGCCCATGACTCAGACACCCACACAGCCGCAGGCGCGTGCCCACATCAGCATCCCGGCCGCTCACCCCATGGTGATGCTCCTGGGAGCGGGCGACTCGCTGCTGCGCGTGATCGAAGCGGCGTTCCCGGCGGCCGACATCCACGTCCGGGGTAATGACATAAGCGCGACGGGCACCGCGGCGGACATCGCCCTGATCCAGCGCCTGTTCGACGAGATGGTGCTGGTGCTCCGCACCGGGCAGCCGATGACGGAGGACGCCGTGGAACGGTCGATCGCGATGCTCAAGGCCACCGAGAACGGCAAGGCGGACGGCACGGAGACCCCGGCCGAGGTGCTCACCCAGAACATCCTCTCCAGCCGCGGCCGCACGATCCGCCCCAAGACGCTCAACCAGAAGCGGTACGTCGACGCGATCGACAAGCACACGATCGTCTTCGGCATCGGCCCCGCCGGCACCGGCAAGACGTACCTCGCCATGGCCAAGGCGGTCCAGGCCCTGCAGTCCAAGCAGGTCAGCCGGATCATCCTGACCCGCCCCGCGGTCGAGGCCGGTGAGCGGCTCGGCTTCCTGCCCGGCACGCTCTTCGACAAGATCGACCCGTATCTGCGCCCGCTCTACGACGCCCTGCACGACATGCTCGACCCCGACTCGATCCCGCGGCTGATGGCGGCGGGCACGATCGAGGTGGCGCCGCTGGCATACATGAGGGGTCGCACCCTTAATGATGCTTTTATCATCCTGGACGAGGCGCAGAACACCAGCGCCGAGCAGATGAAGATGTTCCTTACCCGCCTCGGCTTCGACTCGAAGATCGTCGTCACGGGCGACGTCACCCAGGTCGACCTGCCGAACGGCACCAAGAGCGGTCTGCGTCAGGTCCAGGACATCCTTGAGGGCATCGACGACGTGCACTTCTCCCGGCTCACCTCCCAGGATGTCGTCCGGCACAAGCTGGTCGGCCGTATCGTCGACGCGTACGAGAAGTACGACAGCGACCAGGACGGCCAGGCCGGCAAGGGTCAGGGCCGACGCAACGGGAAGCAGTAGCAGCGCACCATGTCGATCGACGTCAACAACGAGTCCGGAACCGAGGTCGACGAGCAGGCGATCCTCGACATCGCCCGCTACGCGCTCGCGCGGATGAGGATCCACCCGCTCTCCGAGCTCTCGGTGATCGTGGTGGACACCGCCGCCATGGAACAGCTCCACATCCAGTGGATGGACCTGCCGGGCCCGACGGACGTCATGTCCTTCCCGATGGACGAGCTGCGTCCGCCGGCCAAGGACGACGAGGAGCCCCCGCAGGGGCTCCTCGGTGACATCGTGCTCTGCCCGGAGGTCGCCAAGAAGCAGGGCGAGGACGCCGACACGCAGCACTCCATGGACGAGGAGCTCCAGCTCCTCACCGTCCACGGGGTGCTGCACCTGCTCGGCTACGACCACGAGGAGCCCGACGAGAAGGCCGAGATGTTCGGCCTCCAGGCGGCGATCGTGGACGGCTGGCGCGGCGAGCACGGGCTCACCGGTCCGTCCCCCGCACCCACCGTCTCGTGAGCCTGCCGCTCGTCTTCGGGGTCGTCCTGCTGATCGTCGTCGGCTGGCTGGCGGCCTGCGCCGAGGCCGGCATCGCGCGTACGTCGAGCTTCCGGGCCGCCGAGGCGGTCCGCTCGGGGCGGCGCGGCAGCGACAAGCTGGAACAGGTCGCGGCCGATCCGACGCGCTATCTCAACGTCGCCCTGCTGGTGCGGGTCGCCTGCGAGATGGCGGCCGGGGTGCTGGTCACGTACGCCTGCCTCAAGGAGTTGCCGGAGACCTGGGAGGCGCTGGCCGTCGCCATGGGCGTGATGGTCCTCGTCTCCTACGTCGCCATCGGCGTCTCGCCGCGCACCATCGGCCGCCAGCACCCGCTGAACACGGCCACCGCGGCGGCGTACGTGCTGCTGCCGCTGGCCAGGATCATGGGGCCGATCCCGCAGCTGCTGATCCTCATCGGCAACGCGCTGACACCGGGCAAGGGGTTCCGCAAGGGCCCGTTCGCCAGTGAGGCCGAGCTGCGGGCGATGGTCGACCTCGCCGAGCAGGAGTCGCTGATCGAGGACGAGGAGCGCCGCATGGTGCACTCCGTCTTCGAGCTGGGTGACACGCTCGTGCGCGAGGTGATGGTGCCGCGCACCGACCTGGTCTGCATCGAGCGCTACAAGACGATCCGGCAGGCGCTGACCCTGGCGCTGCGTTCCGGTTTCTCGCGGATCCCCGTCACCGGGGAGAACGAGGACGACATCGTCGGGATCGTCTACCTCAAGGACCTGGTCCGCAAGACGCACATCAACCGGGAGTCCGAGGCCGATCTGGTCTCCACAGCGATGCGCCCGGCGGCCTTCGTGCCCGACACGAAGAACGCCGGTGACCTGCTGCGGGAGATGCAGCAGGAGCGCAGTCACGTCGCCGTCGTCATCGACGAGTACGGCGGTACGGCGGGCATCGTCACCATCGAGGACATCCTGGAGGAGATCGTCGGCGAGATCACCGACGAGTACGACCGCGAGCTGCCGCCGGTCCAGCCGCTGGAGAACGGCTGCTTCCGGGTGACCGCCCGGCTGGACATCGGCGACCTCGGTGAGCTGTTCGGCCTCGACGAGTACGACGACGAGGACGTGGAGACCGTCGGCGGGCTCCTCGCGAAGGCGCTGGGCCGGGTGCCGATCGCGGGTGCCTCGTCCGAGGTCGAGCTCCCCGACGGCCGCAGGCTGCGGCTGACCGCGGAGTCCCCGGCGGGCCGGCGGAACAAGATCGTCACGGTGCTGGTGGAGCCGGTGGCTCCCGAGGAGGAGGCGACGGCATGACACCGAAGCAGCTGAGGGCGTTCTGCCTGGGGTTCAACGCGAGCGTGGAGGAGTTCCCGTTCGGGCCGGAGATTTCCGTGTTCAAGGTGCTCGGCAAGATGTTCGCGCTGAGCACGCTGGACGCGCAGCCGTTGACGGTGAACCTCAAGTGCGACCCCGACGACGCGGTGCGGCTCCGGGAGGAGTACGAGGCCGTGGCGCCGGGGTGGCACATGAACAAGCGGCACTGGAACACCGTGACGGTGTCCGGTCTGCCGGACGCGAAGCTGCGTGAGCTGATCGAGGACAGTTACGACCTCGTGGTGGCGAAGCTGCCGCGGGCGGAGCGGCTGCGGCTCGACCGGGCGTAGGCCGGGTGCGGGGCCGGGCCGGTCACTTCCGCCAGAGCAGGTGGTGCACCACGTCGCTGCTCGGGCTCGGGACCTTCTCCAGGTGGAAACGGTCGGTCAGCGCCTCGGGGCTCTCCCACAGACGTTCGCCCGCACCGATGTCGAGCGGCGAGACGGCGACGTGCAGCGAGTCGATGAGATCGGCGTCGAGGAACTCCCGGACCGTGGCGACACCGCCACCGATGCGTACGTCCTTGCCCTCGGCGGCCTCGAAGGCCCGGGTGAGCGCGTCCTTCGGGGAGGCGTCGAGGAAGTGGAACGTGGTC
This genomic interval from Streptomyces sp. NBC_00464 contains the following:
- a CDS encoding hemolysin family protein, which encodes MSLPLVFGVVLLIVVGWLAACAEAGIARTSSFRAAEAVRSGRRGSDKLEQVAADPTRYLNVALLVRVACEMAAGVLVTYACLKELPETWEALAVAMGVMVLVSYVAIGVSPRTIGRQHPLNTATAAAYVLLPLARIMGPIPQLLILIGNALTPGKGFRKGPFASEAELRAMVDLAEQESLIEDEERRMVHSVFELGDTLVREVMVPRTDLVCIERYKTIRQALTLALRSGFSRIPVTGENEDDIVGIVYLKDLVRKTHINRESEADLVSTAMRPAAFVPDTKNAGDLLREMQQERSHVAVVIDEYGGTAGIVTIEDILEEIVGEITDEYDRELPPVQPLENGCFRVTARLDIGDLGELFGLDEYDDEDVETVGGLLAKALGRVPIAGASSEVELPDGRRLRLTAESPAGRRNKIVTVLVEPVAPEEEATA
- a CDS encoding MFS transporter, whose product is MSSRPRAAWPLVAVFTAGYLAAYLLPTIVGRLSVYLGLSTAEAGLVGSALLLSSASAGFCLAGRVETYGPRRPARIGLVLAVLGYGCAALAGSVPLVVLGAMVGGFGSGTATAVAAAGIAAQRDPHRTSSLGLLSVSATAGALYLTIPHLGGGHRLPFASIALVALLVWPATSRLGSPVPAGPSVPASGRLPHRRSGLVLAGGMLVWSMAQNALWGVSSRIGVDQVGLSEVTIGAVFAAALGAGLLGVMGAGVLGARLGRAVPIGLGTVVIAGSIVLSSSAGSLGSFASGEILWNTVYPVVLSYLIGLAASLDVRGRWAVLAGSASSVGVACGPVLGSVLSEGAGFPVMGLILGAVTLLVAVPVTAVALHTGGRPLVPGSVRRRGGAPAALLAVTTGAVPGAVPKLGAPEQAVTEISLPALRRRRLVRSAFRTAGPSGGGQSNAYASTSDR
- a CDS encoding MmcQ/YjbR family DNA-binding protein, translating into MTPKQLRAFCLGFNASVEEFPFGPEISVFKVLGKMFALSTLDAQPLTVNLKCDPDDAVRLREEYEAVAPGWHMNKRHWNTVTVSGLPDAKLRELIEDSYDLVVAKLPRAERLRLDRA
- a CDS encoding PhoH family protein, with the translated sequence MTQTPTQPQARAHISIPAAHPMVMLLGAGDSLLRVIEAAFPAADIHVRGNDISATGTAADIALIQRLFDEMVLVLRTGQPMTEDAVERSIAMLKATENGKADGTETPAEVLTQNILSSRGRTIRPKTLNQKRYVDAIDKHTIVFGIGPAGTGKTYLAMAKAVQALQSKQVSRIILTRPAVEAGERLGFLPGTLFDKIDPYLRPLYDALHDMLDPDSIPRLMAAGTIEVAPLAYMRGRTLNDAFIILDEAQNTSAEQMKMFLTRLGFDSKIVVTGDVTQVDLPNGTKSGLRQVQDILEGIDDVHFSRLTSQDVVRHKLVGRIVDAYEKYDSDQDGQAGKGQGRRNGKQ
- a CDS encoding PfkB family carbohydrate kinase — its product is MSADIPDIDPLDGLRAPQDPGCDVFLTGTVFLDIIFTGLDSAPVRGTESWARGMGSSPGGVANMATALARLGLRTSLAAAFGDDHYGEYCWDALEQGEGIDLSLSHTVRGWHSPVTVSMAYEGERTMVSHGHEAPPPPAFDPTGAPASPRCPPRARAAIASLAPGRSEPWVAEAAGQGAAVFADVGWDETGRWDLDGLTDLEHCQAFLPNAEEAMRYTRTDCPRTAAHALAERVPLAVVTLGAEGAYAVDAATGATAEVPAIAVEALDPTGAGDVFVAGFVTGTLANWPLADRLAFAGLTAALSVQEFGGSLSAPGWAEIAAWWQRIRTLTGQDPAALQRYAFLQDLLPAAARPWPLRRAVPTIGFRP
- the ybeY gene encoding rRNA maturation RNase YbeY; this encodes MSIDVNNESGTEVDEQAILDIARYALARMRIHPLSELSVIVVDTAAMEQLHIQWMDLPGPTDVMSFPMDELRPPAKDDEEPPQGLLGDIVLCPEVAKKQGEDADTQHSMDEELQLLTVHGVLHLLGYDHEEPDEKAEMFGLQAAIVDGWRGEHGLTGPSPAPTVS